A genomic stretch from Larus michahellis chromosome 7, bLarMic1.1, whole genome shotgun sequence includes:
- the LOC141745990 gene encoding uncharacterized protein LOC141745990 — translation MEGLYSALEGELSAFVGHMQQCQQGFDLCSLYQVLLLVLPRSPSGQVESWQHLQKLAQCWPDSASPNVASYVGWLASYLQHLSALKERFDSRVVVPLCEYLYMHEEPAADPTRQSSPASIPHLAAQLFAHRRNWGLLLQGGSLSEGVFSPRSLCDLRGFAGVEPFVKVLRLVPDVFHQSLAMAELARRWIHLHRSRYSLPLPPSPSPSPSPSPSPSPSPSPPQQPLAWGRAGLDPGTMQPSLHSRTPPQPGSPLGLPDLLVPLQPPSAGGSAGVLRAQLRESREELLALLHRRERAAALRTQVCHVAQRIQVLRLQQQGEGTELTRPQQTPGTGSHRHKAALTEELQKSLELEEYHHSILEADWLLELEVRPILIRRIDAVQQHCRDLERMLQGQALPTPQRAGSEAGQPPSLQPGGLSPLPCVPRQ, via the exons ATGGAGGGCCTCTACTCTGCCCTTGAAGGGGAGCTCAGCGCCTTTGTCGGGCAcatgcagcagtgccagcagggcTTTGACCTGTGCAGCCTGTaccaggtgctgctgctggtgctgccacgAAGCCCCTCGGGGCAGGTGGAGAGCTGGCAGCACCTGCAGAAGCTTGCCCAGTGCTGGCCTGACTCGGCCAGCCCCAACGTGGCCAGCTATGTGGGCTGGCTGGCCTCTTACCTGCAGCACCTGAGCGCGCTGAAGGAGAGGTTTGACTCCAGGGTGGTGGTCCCACTCTGCGAGTACTTGTATATGCACGAGGAACCGGCTGCTGACCCCACCCGGCAGTCCTCCCCGGCATCCATCCCACACCTGGCCGCACAGCTCTTCGCCCACCGGCGTAATTGGGGGCTGCTGCTGCAAGGGGGGTCCCTCAGCGAGGGGGTCTTCAGCCCCCGGAGCCTGTGTGACCTGCGTGGCTTTGCTGGTGTGGAGCCCTTTGTGAAGGTCTTGCGGCTGGTCCCTGATGTCTTTCACCAGAGCTTGGCCATGGCGGAGCTCGCCCGACGGTGGATCCATCTCCACCGCAGCAGGTACAGCCTCCCCCTgccaccatcaccatcaccatcgCCATCACCATCGCCATCGCCATCACCATCGCCATCACCGCCACAACAGCCACTagcgtggggcagagcagggctggatcCCGGCACCATGCAGCCCTCGCTGCACAGCAggacccccccgcagcccggctcTCCTCTGGGCTTGCCCGACCTCTtggtccctctgcagccccccagtGCAGGTGGCAGTGCTGGGGTGCTGCGAGCCCAGCTGCGGGAGAGCCgggaggagctgctggccctgctgcaccGCAGGGAGCGGGCAGCCGCCCTGCGCACCCAGGTCTGTCATGTCGCCCAGCGCATCCAGGTCCTgcgcctgcagcagcagggtgaggggacaGAGCTGACCCGGCCCCAGCAGACCCCGGGCACGGGGAGTCATCGGCACAAGGCTGCCCTGACCGAGGAGCTGCAGAAgagcctggagctggaggagTACCACCACAGCAtcctggaggccgactggctgctggagctggaggtcAGGCCCATCCTCATCCGGAGGATCGATGCG GTTCAGCAGCACTGCCGGGATCTGGAGAGGATGCTGCAAGGCCAGGCACTGCCCACCCCACAGCGGGCCGGCTCAGAAGCGGGACAGCCACCATCCCTGCAGCCGGGCGGGCTCAGCCCTCTGCCATGTGTCCCACGGCAGTga